DNA from Thermococcus sp. CX2:
AGGGGAAGTATGAGGAATTCTTGAAAATCTTGGATATTTTGGAAAAAGAGGGAATAATTTAAAGTTTTTCAAAAATCTAAGGCGAAAACTTTTAGAGTAACAACGCGTAACTATAGTAAGGTGATGCCCATGCTGAGCGAAAGGATGTTGGAAGCTCTAAATGAGCAGCTTAACAGGGAGCTTTATTCTGCATACCTGTACTTTGCAATGGCGGCCTATTTTGAGGACCTTAACTTGGAAGGGTTTGCCAACTGGATGAAAGCGCAAGCTGAGGAGGAACTTGGGCACGCACTCAGATTTTACAACTACATCTACGACAGGAACGGAAGGGTCGAGCTGAAAGCAATAGAGCAGCCACCAAAGGAGTGGGAATCCCCACTGGCAGCATTTGAGGCAGCATACGAGCACGAACAGTTCATAAGCAAGTGCATAAACGAGCTCGCTGCTCTGGCCGAGGAGGAGAAGGACTACTCAACGAGGGCATTTTTGGAGTGGTTCATAAACGAGCAGGTTGAAGAAGAGGCAAGTGTCAAAAAGATTGTTGATAAGCTCAAGTTTGCAAAGGACAGCCCGCAGGTTCTTTTCATGCTCGACCAGGAGCTCGGTCAAAGAGCTCCGCAGCTTCCAAACCTCCTTCTTCAGGGGGGCTGAATTTTTCTCTTTTTTGTCAATATTTAGATTGCATGGGCTGTGCGTGAACTAAATCACAGTATCAAATTTTGACGGATTGAAAGCTGACCCAAATAAATGCTACCAGGATGTGAGGCCCAAGTTGATTACACAAATTTGTGAAGAAAGGTTTTAAAGGCGAACTTTTTTACCCAATACTGGGTATATAAAGGACGGTGATGGACATGCTGAAGGTGGAAGATTTACACGTCAAAGTTATGGATAAGGAAATACTCAAGGGAATCACGCTTGATATTGGAAAAGGCAAACTCCACGTCGTCATGGGTCCCAACGGAAGCGGAAAATCAACTCTGGCCTTGACCATAGCCGGTCATCCAAGGTACAGGGTAGTGAAGGGCAGAATAACCTTTGACGGTGAGGATATAACGGAGATGAAGCCAGAGGAGAGGGCCAAGAAGGGAATATTCCTCAGCTTCCAGCATCCAGTGGAAGTCGAGGGTGTTAAGGTCATCCAGTTCCTTCAGAGGATGCTGAAGAACCTGAGGGGAATAGACGAAGTTGAGGCTTACGACATGATCTTCAAAGCCGTTGAAGAGCTCGGCTTCGACAGCTCGATGCTCTCAAGAGGGCTCAACGTCGGCTTTTCAGGTGGAGAGAGGAAGAAGCTTGAGATGCTTCAAGCCTACCTTATCAGGCCGAAGCTCCTGATTCTGGATGAGCCGGACAGTGGGGTTGATGTTGACTCACTCAAAGTCATGGCCGGGATAATTGATAGGCTGCACAGCGAGGGCACCTCAATACTCCTAATCACCCACTACGGCAGAATATTGGAGTACCTCAACGCCCAGAAGGTTCACGTCCTCAAGGAGGGCAGGCTGGTTGCCTCCGGCGGAGTCGAGCTCGTGAAGATAATCGAGGAGAAGGGCTTCGCGGCGGTGGAGGACTATGGAGCAGTCTAAACTCGCCGAAATACTCAAAGCTGGCTCCCTTGAGGAGATACTCGGCACGGCAGTGCCATATCCTAAAGAGATAGAGCTCAAGGGCGAGCTGACGAAGGACATGATAGAGGAGCTCTCGAGGATAAAGAACGAGCCGGAGTGGATGCTCAGGCACAGGCTCAAGGCTTTAGAGCTCTTCCATAAGCTACCCATGCCCAAATGGGTCGTCGGCATTGAGGAGCTTGACTTGGAAAGCCTTACCCTTTACTCGAAGCCCGAGATAGGCAATGAGATCAAGGACTGGGAGGACCTGCCCGAGAACATCAGGAGGACCTTTGAGAGGCTCAACATTCCCGAAATAGAGAAGAGGTTCCTCTCCGGCTTAACCGCCGTGTTTGACAGCGAGAGCGTCTATTCGAAGCTCAAGGGCGAGTTCGAGAAGATGGGCATAATCATGATGCCGATGGAGGAGGCGGTGCAGAAGTATCCGGACCTCTTGAAGAGGTACTTTGGCAGGATCTTCCCTGCTGGAGAGCACAAGTTCTCCGCTCTGCACCATGCCCTCTGGAGCGGGGGAGTTTTCGTCTACGTGCCCAAGGGCGTGAGAATCCCCTTCCCAGTCGAGGCCTTCTTCGTCATAGGTTCGGCTTTGGAGGGACAGTTCGAGCACACTCTCCTGGTTGCCGACGAGGGAAGTTACATACACTTCATCGAAGGCTGCTCAGCTCCGATGTACAAGGGTTTCTCCTTCCACGACGGTATGGTCGAGATTTACGCCCACAGAGGAGCGACCATCAAGTTCACCACGATACAGAACTGGAGCCGTAATGTGATAAACTTCAACAACAAGCGCGCCATCATAGAGGAGAACGCCTACGTCGAGTGGATAGAGGGCAGCATAGGGAGCAGGATAACCTACACCTACCCCTCGAGCGTCCTGAAGGGCGAGGGCGCGAGGACTGCCCAATACGTCGTCTCCCTCAGCAACGGGCCCTTCATGAAGGATACCGGTGCGAAGACCTGGCACCTTGCCCCGAACACCAGCTCCAAGATAGTCTCGAAGAGCATAAGCGCCAACGGCGGAATAAGCATCTACCGCGGTCTGGTGAGGATCATTAAGGGCGCCAGGAACTCGACCGCTACGGTTTCCTGTGATTCACTCATCCTCGACAAGAAGAGCAAGGCCTACACCTATCCGCACAACCAGAACGACGAGCCGACTGCGAGCATAATCCACGAAGCCACCACCGGAAAGCTCGGCGAGGACAAGCTCTTCTACATGAACTCGCGCGGAATAGGTGAGGAGGAAGCGAAGAGCCTCATAGTGCTCGGCTTCATTAGCGAAATCCTCGAGGGGCTGCCTTTCGAGTACGTCGAGGTGCTCAAGAAGGTCATAGAGCTGGAGTTCAGCGAGGTAGGAGGTGTTGGCTGATGCGCTCTATCGAGCTCTCTGACAAGCCCTTTGATAAGCGCCTTGAAAAGCTGAAAAAGCTTGAGTACCAGAAGTACGGCGACAGTCCAACGATAAAGAGCTATACAAAGTGGAAGCTCTTTGAGGAGAACTCACCACTTAAGCTTCCGACGGAGGCAAAGGCCGGAGAAGTAAAGATTAAGGCGCACGTCCTCCTCTCTGGGAGTGAAGCGAGCTTTAACCTTCCAGCCGGCGTTGAGCTAACTGAGGGAACCCTCGGCCTCTCAAGTCCAGAGGAGTCAAGAATCCTCGGCTTCCACTTCTACGCGCTGAAGAAGTCCTACAGGCTGAGGATAACCGAAGACCTTCTCGAGCCGCTCGTGATAGTATCGCACCTATCGGAGAAGGCCTTCATCAGCCACCACATCAGCATAGAGGCCGAGGGTGTGAAGGTGCCGATAATCATCTACGATTTGAGCGAAGAA
Protein-coding regions in this window:
- a CDS encoding ferritin, producing the protein MLSERMLEALNEQLNRELYSAYLYFAMAAYFEDLNLEGFANWMKAQAEEELGHALRFYNYIYDRNGRVELKAIEQPPKEWESPLAAFEAAYEHEQFISKCINELAALAEEEKDYSTRAFLEWFINEQVEEEASVKKIVDKLKFAKDSPQVLFMLDQELGQRAPQLPNLLLQGG
- the sufC gene encoding Fe-S cluster assembly ATPase SufC yields the protein MLKVEDLHVKVMDKEILKGITLDIGKGKLHVVMGPNGSGKSTLALTIAGHPRYRVVKGRITFDGEDITEMKPEERAKKGIFLSFQHPVEVEGVKVIQFLQRMLKNLRGIDEVEAYDMIFKAVEELGFDSSMLSRGLNVGFSGGERKKLEMLQAYLIRPKLLILDEPDSGVDVDSLKVMAGIIDRLHSEGTSILLITHYGRILEYLNAQKVHVLKEGRLVASGGVELVKIIEEKGFAAVEDYGAV
- the sufB gene encoding Fe-S cluster assembly protein SufB, yielding MEQSKLAEILKAGSLEEILGTAVPYPKEIELKGELTKDMIEELSRIKNEPEWMLRHRLKALELFHKLPMPKWVVGIEELDLESLTLYSKPEIGNEIKDWEDLPENIRRTFERLNIPEIEKRFLSGLTAVFDSESVYSKLKGEFEKMGIIMMPMEEAVQKYPDLLKRYFGRIFPAGEHKFSALHHALWSGGVFVYVPKGVRIPFPVEAFFVIGSALEGQFEHTLLVADEGSYIHFIEGCSAPMYKGFSFHDGMVEIYAHRGATIKFTTIQNWSRNVINFNNKRAIIEENAYVEWIEGSIGSRITYTYPSSVLKGEGARTAQYVVSLSNGPFMKDTGAKTWHLAPNTSSKIVSKSISANGGISIYRGLVRIIKGARNSTATVSCDSLILDKKSKAYTYPHNQNDEPTASIIHEATTGKLGEDKLFYMNSRGIGEEEAKSLIVLGFISEILEGLPFEYVEVLKKVIELEFSEVGGVG